A genomic window from Melopsittacus undulatus isolate bMelUnd1 chromosome 7, bMelUnd1.mat.Z, whole genome shotgun sequence includes:
- the ANAPC4 gene encoding anaphase-promoting complex subunit 4 isoform X2 — MPAFRQVGEKQLPQEVVFMAWSPKRDLIALANRAGEVLLHRLANFQRVWSLPPNENTGKEVTALAWRPDGKILAFGLTDTKRIILCDVEKPESLHSFSVDSSITYMHWMEVTEESSFLTSFYNAEDESNLLLPKLPALPKNYSTTAKIFSEEKSDEIMKLLGDVRLNALVLGGSCGFIEIYAYGMFKIATVTGVAGSCRGLCLSSDLKSLSVITEIRDSSDREAEITYFQLDTSLLSSYLPEVTRMARKFTHISTLLQYIKLSLTCMCEAWEEILMQMDSRLTKFVQEKNTTTSVQDEFMQLLLWGKASLELQALLMNQLTVKGLKKLGQSIESSYSSIQKLVISHLQSGSEALLYHLSELKGMALWKQKYESLGLDASGIEEAITAVGSFILKANELLQVIDSSMKNFKAFFRWLYVAMLRMSEDHVLPELNKMTQKDITFVADFLTEHFNEAPELYNRKGKYFNVERVGQYLKDEDDDLVSPPNTEGNQWFNFLKNTTHLKESPLLFPYYPEKSLHFVKRQMEGVIDQCLLKPADVIGKSVHQAFCMSLYKTSQSEDSTPQLFKLPFLWNDKTSNIHYVLFTMLEDSISKIYILRRHTDTSRSVSNGILAVEFGNFLSNSINESSDSRCYSCLDAHFYDDETVTVVLKESMEQEGKERVLAQLPLSSVYTDEDQDGELIWDCTRRLDEQIGEIPTCTVVLENQWRVLENMKAQYVSVNGIRKVSCVLSSNLRHVRVFEMDVEDDGEAEEEEEEETTQTAAGEPDELNQSADNQDNVCGASAEELPDETEEHESSLDP, encoded by the exons ATGCCCGCCTTCCGGCAGGTCGGCGAGAAGCAGCTGCCGCAGGAGGTGGTCTTCATGGCCTGGTCCCCCAAAAGGGACCTCATCGCCCTGGCCAATAGAGCGGGCGAG GTTTTACTCCATCGGCTTGCAAACTTTCAAAGAGTGTGGAGTTTGCCTCcaaatgaaaatacaggaaaagaagtGACTGCTCTTGCTTGGAGACCAGATGGCAAAA TTCTGGCTTTTGGCCTCACTGATACCAAGCGGATTATTCTGTGTGATGTAGAAAAACCTGAAAGCTTGCACTCTTTCTCTGTGGACTCATCTATTACATACATGCATTGGATGGAAGTAACTGAGGAAAGCAG ttttctcactTCCTTTTACAATGCTGAGGACGAATCAAATCTCCTTTTGCCTAAATTACCAGCGCTACCAAAAAA ttacaGTACTACTGCAAAAATTTTCAG tgaagaaaagtcAGATGAGATTATGAAGCTTCTGGGTGATGTAAG GCTTAATGCTCTTGTCCTTGGTGGCAGCTGTGGATTTATTGAGATTTATGCTTACGGAATGTTCAAGATTGCTACAGTAACTGGG GTGGCAGGTTCTTGTCGTGGACTATGTTTGTCTAGTGATTTGAAATCACTGTCGGTTATTACAGAGATACGAGACTCTTCAGACAGAGAAGCTGAGATAACATATTTTCAG CTGGACACTAGTCTGTTATCAAGTTACTTACCTGAGGTAACTCGAATGGCCCGGAAATTTACTCATATTTCAACTCTGTTACAG TATATAAAGTTGTCATTGACATGCATGTGTGAAGCATGGGAAGAAATACTGATGCAGATGGATTCACGACTAACAAAGTTTGTCCAG gaaaagaatacaaccaCTTCTGTTCAGGATGAGTTTATGCAGCTGTTGTTATGGGGCAAAGCAAG TCTGGAGCTTCAGGCGTTACTAATGAACCAACTGACAGTAAAG GGCTTAAAAAAACTTGGTCAGTCCATAGAGTCTTCCTATTCCAGTATACAAAAGTTGGTCATAAGTCATTTGCAGAG TGGCTCTGAGGCACTGTTATACCACTTGAGTGAATTGAAAGGAATGGCtttatggaaacaaaaatatgagTCTCTGGGATTGGATGCATCTGGAATTGAAG AGGCTATCACTGCTGTTGGTTCTTTCATCCTGAAAGCAAATGAGCTGCTTCA GGTTATTGACAGTAGTATGAAAAACTTCAAGGCATTTTTTCGATGGCTGTATGTTG CCATGTTGAGGATGTCAGAAGATCATGTGCTTCCAGAGCTAAACAAG atgACTCAAAAAGATATCACGTTTGTTGCTGATTTTCTTACTGAACACTTTAATGAG GCACCAGAACTTTACAATcgtaaaggaaaatatttcaatgtGGAGAGAGTTGGCCAG TACTTAAAAGATGAAGATGATGACCTTGTATCACCACCTAATACAGAGGGAAACCAGTGGTTTAACTTTCTTAAAAACACTACTCATCTTAAAG AAAGTCCACTTCTGTTTCCTTACTATCCTGAGAAATCACTGCATTTTGTCAAAAGACAAATGGAAGGGGTCATTGATCAGTGTTTACTAAAGCCAGCG GATGTAATTGGAAAGTCAGTGCATCAAGCATTCTGCATGTCTCTTTACAAAACTTCTCAAAg tgaagaTTCCACACCTCAGTTATTTAAATTACCATTTCT GTGGAATGACAAAACATCCAATATACATTATGTTCTCTTCACCATGTTAGAAGATTCTATTTCTAAAATATACATTTTGAGAAGACATACTGATACTTCTAG ATCTGTCAGTAATGGAATTCTTGCAGTAGAGTTTGGAAACTTCTTGAGCAACAGTATAAATGAGAGCTCAGACTCCAG ATGCTACAGTTGTTTAGATGCACACTTCTATGATGATGAAACTGTAACTGTAGTTCTGAAGGAGAGCATGGAacaagaagggaaggagagagtgTTGGCTCAGTTGCCTTTATCTTCAGTATACACAGATGAGGACCAAGATGGGGAATTAATTTGGGATTGTACTAGAAG GCTGGATGAGCAAATTGGTGAGATACCCACATGTACTGTCGTCTTGGAGAATCAGTGGAGAGTGCTTGAGAATATGAAAGCTCAGTATGTTTCTGTAAATGGCATTAGGAAAGTTTCCTGTGTG CTAAGTTCAAATCTCCGTCATGTGAGGGTGTTTGAGATGGATGTGGAAGATGATGGAGaagctgaggaagaagaggaagaagaaacaactCAGACTGCAGCTGGGGAACCTGATGAGCTAAATCAGTCTGCAGATAACCAGGACAATGTATGTGGTGCATCTGCTGAAGAGCTACCTGATGAAACTGAAGAACATGAATCAAGTCTGGATCCTTGA
- the ANAPC4 gene encoding anaphase-promoting complex subunit 4 isoform X1 has translation MPAFRQVGEKQLPQEVVFMAWSPKRDLIALANRAGEVLLHRLANFQRVWSLPPNENTGKEVTALAWRPDGKILAFGLTDTKRIILCDVEKPESLHSFSVDSSITYMHWMEVTEESSFLTSFYNAEDESNLLLPKLPALPKNYSTTAKIFSEEKSDEIMKLLGDVRLNALVLGGSCGFIEIYAYGMFKIATVTGVAGSCRGLCLSSDLKSLSVITEIRDSSDREAEITYFQLDTSLLSSYLPEVTRMARKFTHISTLLQYIKLSLTCMCEAWEEILMQMDSRLTKFVQEKNTTTSVQDEFMQLLLWGKARYLELQALLMNQLTVKGLKKLGQSIESSYSSIQKLVISHLQSGSEALLYHLSELKGMALWKQKYESLGLDASGIEEAITAVGSFILKANELLQVIDSSMKNFKAFFRWLYVAMLRMSEDHVLPELNKMTQKDITFVADFLTEHFNEAPELYNRKGKYFNVERVGQYLKDEDDDLVSPPNTEGNQWFNFLKNTTHLKESPLLFPYYPEKSLHFVKRQMEGVIDQCLLKPADVIGKSVHQAFCMSLYKTSQSEDSTPQLFKLPFLWNDKTSNIHYVLFTMLEDSISKIYILRRHTDTSRSVSNGILAVEFGNFLSNSINESSDSRCYSCLDAHFYDDETVTVVLKESMEQEGKERVLAQLPLSSVYTDEDQDGELIWDCTRRLDEQIGEIPTCTVVLENQWRVLENMKAQYVSVNGIRKVSCVLSSNLRHVRVFEMDVEDDGEAEEEEEEETTQTAAGEPDELNQSADNQDNVCGASAEELPDETEEHESSLDP, from the exons ATGCCCGCCTTCCGGCAGGTCGGCGAGAAGCAGCTGCCGCAGGAGGTGGTCTTCATGGCCTGGTCCCCCAAAAGGGACCTCATCGCCCTGGCCAATAGAGCGGGCGAG GTTTTACTCCATCGGCTTGCAAACTTTCAAAGAGTGTGGAGTTTGCCTCcaaatgaaaatacaggaaaagaagtGACTGCTCTTGCTTGGAGACCAGATGGCAAAA TTCTGGCTTTTGGCCTCACTGATACCAAGCGGATTATTCTGTGTGATGTAGAAAAACCTGAAAGCTTGCACTCTTTCTCTGTGGACTCATCTATTACATACATGCATTGGATGGAAGTAACTGAGGAAAGCAG ttttctcactTCCTTTTACAATGCTGAGGACGAATCAAATCTCCTTTTGCCTAAATTACCAGCGCTACCAAAAAA ttacaGTACTACTGCAAAAATTTTCAG tgaagaaaagtcAGATGAGATTATGAAGCTTCTGGGTGATGTAAG GCTTAATGCTCTTGTCCTTGGTGGCAGCTGTGGATTTATTGAGATTTATGCTTACGGAATGTTCAAGATTGCTACAGTAACTGGG GTGGCAGGTTCTTGTCGTGGACTATGTTTGTCTAGTGATTTGAAATCACTGTCGGTTATTACAGAGATACGAGACTCTTCAGACAGAGAAGCTGAGATAACATATTTTCAG CTGGACACTAGTCTGTTATCAAGTTACTTACCTGAGGTAACTCGAATGGCCCGGAAATTTACTCATATTTCAACTCTGTTACAG TATATAAAGTTGTCATTGACATGCATGTGTGAAGCATGGGAAGAAATACTGATGCAGATGGATTCACGACTAACAAAGTTTGTCCAG gaaaagaatacaaccaCTTCTGTTCAGGATGAGTTTATGCAGCTGTTGTTATGGGGCAAAGCAAGGTA TCTGGAGCTTCAGGCGTTACTAATGAACCAACTGACAGTAAAG GGCTTAAAAAAACTTGGTCAGTCCATAGAGTCTTCCTATTCCAGTATACAAAAGTTGGTCATAAGTCATTTGCAGAG TGGCTCTGAGGCACTGTTATACCACTTGAGTGAATTGAAAGGAATGGCtttatggaaacaaaaatatgagTCTCTGGGATTGGATGCATCTGGAATTGAAG AGGCTATCACTGCTGTTGGTTCTTTCATCCTGAAAGCAAATGAGCTGCTTCA GGTTATTGACAGTAGTATGAAAAACTTCAAGGCATTTTTTCGATGGCTGTATGTTG CCATGTTGAGGATGTCAGAAGATCATGTGCTTCCAGAGCTAAACAAG atgACTCAAAAAGATATCACGTTTGTTGCTGATTTTCTTACTGAACACTTTAATGAG GCACCAGAACTTTACAATcgtaaaggaaaatatttcaatgtGGAGAGAGTTGGCCAG TACTTAAAAGATGAAGATGATGACCTTGTATCACCACCTAATACAGAGGGAAACCAGTGGTTTAACTTTCTTAAAAACACTACTCATCTTAAAG AAAGTCCACTTCTGTTTCCTTACTATCCTGAGAAATCACTGCATTTTGTCAAAAGACAAATGGAAGGGGTCATTGATCAGTGTTTACTAAAGCCAGCG GATGTAATTGGAAAGTCAGTGCATCAAGCATTCTGCATGTCTCTTTACAAAACTTCTCAAAg tgaagaTTCCACACCTCAGTTATTTAAATTACCATTTCT GTGGAATGACAAAACATCCAATATACATTATGTTCTCTTCACCATGTTAGAAGATTCTATTTCTAAAATATACATTTTGAGAAGACATACTGATACTTCTAG ATCTGTCAGTAATGGAATTCTTGCAGTAGAGTTTGGAAACTTCTTGAGCAACAGTATAAATGAGAGCTCAGACTCCAG ATGCTACAGTTGTTTAGATGCACACTTCTATGATGATGAAACTGTAACTGTAGTTCTGAAGGAGAGCATGGAacaagaagggaaggagagagtgTTGGCTCAGTTGCCTTTATCTTCAGTATACACAGATGAGGACCAAGATGGGGAATTAATTTGGGATTGTACTAGAAG GCTGGATGAGCAAATTGGTGAGATACCCACATGTACTGTCGTCTTGGAGAATCAGTGGAGAGTGCTTGAGAATATGAAAGCTCAGTATGTTTCTGTAAATGGCATTAGGAAAGTTTCCTGTGTG CTAAGTTCAAATCTCCGTCATGTGAGGGTGTTTGAGATGGATGTGGAAGATGATGGAGaagctgaggaagaagaggaagaagaaacaactCAGACTGCAGCTGGGGAACCTGATGAGCTAAATCAGTCTGCAGATAACCAGGACAATGTATGTGGTGCATCTGCTGAAGAGCTACCTGATGAAACTGAAGAACATGAATCAAGTCTGGATCCTTGA